In Rutidosis leptorrhynchoides isolate AG116_Rl617_1_P2 chromosome 2, CSIRO_AGI_Rlap_v1, whole genome shotgun sequence, one genomic interval encodes:
- the LOC139892753 gene encoding DNA-dependent metalloprotease WSS1-like — protein sequence MDLNDLNKVWEVKPLKMVREDEARQILEKVAKQVQPIMKKRKWKVKILSEFWPSNPALLGLNVNGGEEVKLRLRRQNNEWDFFSYEQILDTMLHELCHNQFGPHNADFYNLLDEIRKECEELMAKGITGGGQGFDLRGKRLGGYSRQPPLSSLRQKALSAAENRVKRGSLLPSGPKRVGGDSSMRDVLTPVQAAAMAAERRLHDDLWCASQQVKERPETSSKEPASQEDEALPYPLVSSHGEEEPKPSWQCGICTLLNQPLALICEACGTQRIEEKVMKTATAANTNTITNTKMWSCKFCTLQNSVTTERCVACGEWKYSYGPPTATRGPYLGT from the exons ATGGATCTCAATGATCTGAACAAAGTCTGGGAGGTCAAGCCTCTGAAGATGGTTCGAGAAGACGAGGCAAGACAAATTCTTGAAAAAGTTGCAAAGCAGGTTCAACCCATCATGAAGAAACGTAAATGGAAAGTCAAGATCCTGTCCGAATTTTG GCCCTCCAATCCAGCCCTTCTTGGTCTAAATGTAAATGGAGGTGAGGAGGTAAAACTGAGATTGCGAAGACAAAATAATGAGTGGGACTTTTTTTCATATGAGCAAATTCTTGACACCATGCTTCATGAGTTGTGCCACAATCAATTTGGCCCACATAATGCTGATTTCTACAATCTGTTGGATGAAATAAGAAAG GAATGTGAAGAATTGATGGCTAAAGGAATAACAGGGGGTGGGCAAGGGTTTGATCTTCGTGGAAAAAGATTGGGTGGATATTCACGTCAACCACCCTTATCGTCATTGCGCCAGAAAGCCCTATCTGCTGCCGAGAATAGAGTTAAGCGTGGATCTTTGTTGCCTTCTGGGCCAAAACGTGTTGGTGGTGATAGCAGCATGAGGGATGTCCTTACCCCAGTTCAAGCTGCTGCCATGGCTGCAGAAAGAAGACTGCATGATGATTTGTGGTGTGCTTCGCAGCAGGTTAAGGAACGTCCTGAAACTTCTTCTAAAGAACCTGCCTCACAAGAAGATGAAGCTTTACCGTATCCACTTGTAAGTAGCCATGGAGAAGAAGAACCAAAACCATCATGGCAATGTGGTATATGTACACTATTAAACCAG CCATTGGCCTTGATATGTGAAGCTTGTGGAACCCAAAGAATTGAAGAGAAGGTGATGAAGACAGCCACAGCTGCAAATACAAATACAATTACAAATACAAAGATGTGGTCTTGCAAATTCTGTACTCTGCAAAACTCAGTGACAACAGAACGATGCGTAGCTTGTGGAGAATGGAAATACTCATACGGTCCTCCTACAGCAACTCGTGGACCATATCTTGGTACATAA